Proteins from a genomic interval of Channa argus isolate prfri chromosome 11, Channa argus male v1.0, whole genome shotgun sequence:
- the surf4l gene encoding surfeit 4, like isoform X2, producing the protein MFLRVTKHYLPHVARLCLVSTFLEDGVRMWFQWGEQSEYINSTWSCGHFLANVFVLLNLLGQLGGCVLVLSRNFVQYACFTLFGIITLQTVAYSILWDLKFLMRNLALGGGLLLLLAECRGEARSVFAGVPSLGHQSSPKHLLQLGGRVLLVLMFMTLLHLDLGLFSILQDLVGTALIVLVAVGFKTKLAALTLVAWLLCINFTFNAFWSIPSYKPMHDFLKYDFFQTTSVIGGLLLVVALGPGGVSMDEKKKEW; encoded by the exons ATG ttcCTGCGGGTCACTAAGCACTACCTGCCCCATGTGGCCCGGCTCTGTCTGGTCAGCACCTTCCTGGAGGACGGGGTCAGGATGTGGTTCCAGTGGGGGGAGCAGAGCGAGTACATCAACTCCACCTGGAGCTGTGGACACTTCCTCGCCAACGTCTTCGTCCTGCTCAACCTGCTGGGACAGCtgg gaggCTGCGTGTTGGTCCTGAGCAGGAACTTCGTTCAGTACGCCTGCTTCACTCTGTTCGGCATCATCACCCTGCAG ACGGTGGCCTACAGCATCCTGTGGGACCTCAAGTTCCTAATGAG GAACCTGGCGCTGGGAGggggcctcctcctcctcctggctGAGTGCAGGGGGGAGGCTCGCTCTGTGTTTGCAGGAGTTCCTTCACTGGGCCATCAGAGTTCTCCAAAGCACCTCCTGCAGCTGGGGGGTCGGGTCCTGCTCGTCCTCATGTTCATGACGCTGCTGCACTTGGACCTCGGCCTCTTCAGC ATCCTGCAGGACCTGGTGGGCACAGCCCTCATAGTCCTGGTGGCCGTGGGCTTCAAGACAAAGCTGGCTGCTCTGACTCTGGTGGCCTGGCTGCTCTGCATCAACTTCACCTTCAACGCTTTCTGGTCCATCCCCTCATACAAACCAATGCACGACTTCCTCAAGTACGACTTCTTCCAGACCACATCGGTGATCGGAGGCCTGCTGCTCGTGGTGGCTCTGGGACCTGGGGGGGTTTCCATGgatgagaagaagaaggagtGGTGA
- the surf4l gene encoding surfeit 4, like isoform X1, whose protein sequence is MGHGDLMSRAEDVADQFLRVTKHYLPHVARLCLVSTFLEDGVRMWFQWGEQSEYINSTWSCGHFLANVFVLLNLLGQLGGCVLVLSRNFVQYACFTLFGIITLQTVAYSILWDLKFLMRNLALGGGLLLLLAECRGEARSVFAGVPSLGHQSSPKHLLQLGGRVLLVLMFMTLLHLDLGLFSILQDLVGTALIVLVAVGFKTKLAALTLVAWLLCINFTFNAFWSIPSYKPMHDFLKYDFFQTTSVIGGLLLVVALGPGGVSMDEKKKEW, encoded by the exons ATGGGACACGGAGACCTGATGAGCCGGGCCGAGGACGTGGCGGATCAG ttcCTGCGGGTCACTAAGCACTACCTGCCCCATGTGGCCCGGCTCTGTCTGGTCAGCACCTTCCTGGAGGACGGGGTCAGGATGTGGTTCCAGTGGGGGGAGCAGAGCGAGTACATCAACTCCACCTGGAGCTGTGGACACTTCCTCGCCAACGTCTTCGTCCTGCTCAACCTGCTGGGACAGCtgg gaggCTGCGTGTTGGTCCTGAGCAGGAACTTCGTTCAGTACGCCTGCTTCACTCTGTTCGGCATCATCACCCTGCAG ACGGTGGCCTACAGCATCCTGTGGGACCTCAAGTTCCTAATGAG GAACCTGGCGCTGGGAGggggcctcctcctcctcctggctGAGTGCAGGGGGGAGGCTCGCTCTGTGTTTGCAGGAGTTCCTTCACTGGGCCATCAGAGTTCTCCAAAGCACCTCCTGCAGCTGGGGGGTCGGGTCCTGCTCGTCCTCATGTTCATGACGCTGCTGCACTTGGACCTCGGCCTCTTCAGC ATCCTGCAGGACCTGGTGGGCACAGCCCTCATAGTCCTGGTGGCCGTGGGCTTCAAGACAAAGCTGGCTGCTCTGACTCTGGTGGCCTGGCTGCTCTGCATCAACTTCACCTTCAACGCTTTCTGGTCCATCCCCTCATACAAACCAATGCACGACTTCCTCAAGTACGACTTCTTCCAGACCACATCGGTGATCGGAGGCCTGCTGCTCGTGGTGGCTCTGGGACCTGGGGGGGTTTCCATGgatgagaagaagaaggagtGGTGA
- the ciz1b gene encoding cdkn1a interacting zinc finger protein 1b, whose amino-acid sequence MVKQQRRTDRCFLPAAGSTVTRVQFPVGPIQRRLPPSQQVSGRKRVGQGTGCADSRPCSSTTSITTEEEREDLGPDGGSGETESKRAKLDGCEEAAALTNTDKVLGSCGQPADDVSSRVPPPDQEGSAELSELQSVGSLKVTIQQSSESREFGATDRTADRQTGGLHCHVCNLTCRSLQVFQQHMSGAEHLRKLQEITHSICINAHALQGRGRRADSQRWCETCQTQFSEDVVAHRRTKQHKMCKQLCRPFCPVCKRHFRTPRKFVEHMKSPEHKQQVQLEEAQEEELITVDAIGCFEGEGEEEEEEVDVADEEDEDVGTEEAEAKAVETEHPEDTSRKQRDPHCTHGSSFVVPVSGFLCQLCNKFFYKENTARHTHCRTRTHYLNLQRHRAQRRT is encoded by the exons ATGGTCAAACAGCAGCGGAGGACAGACAG GTGTTTTCTACCTGCAGCAGGTAGCACTGTGACACGGGTTCAATTTCCAGTCGGCCCCATACAGAGGAGGCTGCCTCCTTCTcaacag GTGTCAGGCAGGAAACGGGTCGGACAAGGAACAGGATGTGCTGACAGCCGGCCGTGCAGCAGCACCACCTCCAtcaccacagaagaagagagagaagaccTGGGACCTGATGGAGGGTCAGGAGAAACAGAGTCAAAGAGAGCCAAGTTGGACGG ATGTGAGGAGGCTGCAGCTCTGACCAATACAGACAAAGTCCTGGGGTCATGTGGTCAACCAGCAG aTGACGTTTCGTCCAGGGTTCCTCCTCCAGACCAGGAGGGGTCTGCGGAGCTCAGCGAG ctgcagagtgTGGGGTCATTGAAAGTCACCATCCAGCAGAGCAGCGAGAGCCGAGAGTTTGGAGCAACAGACAGAAcggcagacaggcagacaggtgGACTCCACTGTCACGTCTGTAACCTCACCTGTCGATCTCTGCAG gtgtttcagCAGCACATGTCAGGAGCAGAACACCTGAGGAAACTGCAGGAGATCACCCACTCTATCTGTATTAATGCACACGCACTGCAGGGCAG GGGGCGTCGTGCCGACTCTCAGCGCTGGTGCGAAACCTGTCAGACCCAGTTCAGCGAGGATGTGGTCGCACATCGACGGACAAAACAGCACAAG ATGTGTAAGCAGCTGTGTCGGCCCTTCTGTCCTGTGTGCAAACGTCACTTCAGGACTCCCAGGAAGTTTGTGGAACACATGAAGTCTCCGGAGCACAAACAGCAG GTGCAGCTGGAGGAGGCTCAGGAGGAGGAGCTTATCACCGTGGACGCCATCGGCTGCTTCGAAGgtgaaggagaagaggaggaggaggaagttgACGTTGCTGACgaggaagatgaggatgtgGGAACAGAGGAGGCAGAGGCTAAAGCAGTGGAG ACAGAGCACCCAGAGGACACCAGCAGGAAACAACGTGATCCCCACTGCACACACG GAAGTAGCTTCGTGGTTCCTGTGTCTGGCTTCCTGTGTCAACTCTGCAATAAGTTTTTCTACAAAGAGAACACAGCAcgacacacacactgcaggacACGGACACACTACCTCAACCtgcag CGGCACAGAGCTCAGAGGAGGACCTGA